From the Microbacterium thalassium genome, one window contains:
- a CDS encoding S1C family serine protease, whose translation MTMDSDRTHDTQNADAAPVTTATGAAPRRSWYRRPLPLVGVAACLVAVGTLAFGIPMATAAGAAESSSSAVAVAPVTPDADAAAPSGPSDSGRGPSGPYTGSDTANGAAASAQEAAATASDDESAGVVLIDTVMAYDDGSAAGTGMVLTADGLVLTNNHVVEDATEITVTIATTGESYTATLVGTDAEEDVALLQLEGASGLTTIELDQDDTEAIGDEITAVGNAEGGGVLMAADGTITDLESTVTTASQGSDSGESLDGMIEISADVVSGDSGGAVLDADGEVIGMTTAASSGSITITAYAIPIEDALALVDQMLAGDESGSVTLGYPAFLGVAVSQGTTNRPGPGGSTVQTVTGALIGGVFEGTPAAEAGLQAGDVVTAVDGTAIADGSALSEALDAYEPGDTVTLTWTGSDGTSRSASVTLIEGPVG comes from the coding sequence ATGACCATGGACAGCGATCGGACCCACGACACGCAGAACGCGGATGCCGCGCCCGTCACGACAGCGACCGGCGCGGCGCCCCGACGCTCGTGGTACCGCCGGCCGCTCCCCCTCGTCGGCGTCGCGGCGTGCCTCGTCGCCGTGGGCACCCTGGCGTTCGGCATCCCGATGGCGACCGCCGCCGGCGCCGCCGAGTCCTCGTCGTCGGCGGTGGCCGTCGCACCCGTGACCCCCGATGCGGACGCGGCCGCCCCCAGCGGGCCGTCGGACTCCGGGCGGGGGCCGTCCGGGCCGTACACCGGCTCCGACACGGCGAACGGCGCCGCGGCGTCGGCGCAGGAGGCGGCGGCGACCGCGAGCGACGACGAATCCGCCGGCGTCGTGCTCATCGACACCGTCATGGCCTACGACGACGGCTCCGCCGCCGGCACCGGCATGGTGCTCACCGCCGACGGCCTCGTGCTGACCAACAACCACGTCGTCGAGGACGCGACCGAGATCACCGTGACGATCGCCACCACCGGCGAGAGCTACACCGCCACGCTCGTGGGCACCGACGCGGAAGAGGACGTCGCGCTGCTTCAGCTCGAGGGCGCGAGCGGGCTGACGACGATCGAGCTCGACCAGGACGACACCGAGGCGATCGGCGACGAGATCACCGCCGTCGGCAACGCCGAGGGCGGCGGCGTGCTGATGGCCGCCGACGGCACGATCACCGACCTCGAGTCGACCGTCACCACCGCCTCCCAGGGGTCGGACTCGGGCGAGAGCCTCGACGGCATGATCGAGATCTCGGCCGACGTCGTCTCGGGCGACTCGGGCGGCGCGGTCCTGGATGCCGACGGCGAGGTGATCGGCATGACCACCGCGGCCTCCTCGGGTTCGATCACCATCACCGCGTACGCGATCCCGATCGAGGACGCCCTCGCCCTGGTCGACCAGATGCTCGCCGGCGACGAGTCCGGCAGCGTGACGCTCGGCTACCCGGCCTTCCTCGGCGTCGCCGTCTCGCAGGGGACGACGAACCGCCCCGGCCCGGGCGGGAGCACCGTGCAGACGGTGACCGGTGCCCTCATCGGCGGCGTGTTCGAGGGCACCCCCGCAGCCGAAGCCGGGCTCCAGGCCGGAGATGTGGTCACCGCCGTCGACGGGACCGCGATCGCCGACGGGAGCGCCCTCTCCGAAGCCCTCGACGCGTATGAGCCGGGCGACACCGTCACCCTCACCTGGACCGGCTCGGACGGGACGAGCCGGTCGGCATCCGTCACCCTCATCGAAGGCCCGGTGGGCTGA
- a CDS encoding MBL fold metallo-hydrolase RNA specificity domain-containing protein, with the protein MTARLTFHGAVDTVTGSRYLIEAAGRRVLVDCGLFQGFKALRLRNREPFPVDPRTIDAVVITHAHLDHTGYLPALVKQGFAGEIHSTVGTAELSGLILPDSGYLMEEEAAYHRRRGSSKHADPQPLYTRDDAEAAVGRFVTHGFDDPVDLDGVRVTFVPAGHILGAAQLQIQADGRRLHFTGDLGRADDALMRPPRPLEATDLLVCESTYGDRDHSTDDPGDELAAVIHRICTHGGVVLIPAFAVGRAESLLLQLSRLRAAGRIPDVPVFLNSPMAVNAAEIYERHREEHRIADDEFRRMYDLPTFVRTVDESKLLNLRGGPMIIISASGMLEGGRVLHHLMAYGGDRHNAIILTGFQAGGTRGATLQRGERVLRMFGENVPIRAEVHDIGSLSAHADRRQILEWMQTAPEPPGRVFLTHGEPAAADALRQQIAWGLGWDARVPRLGETVEV; encoded by the coding sequence ATGACTGCGAGACTCACGTTCCACGGCGCCGTGGACACCGTCACCGGCTCCCGATACCTGATCGAGGCAGCCGGGCGCCGCGTCCTCGTCGACTGCGGGCTGTTCCAGGGGTTCAAGGCCCTGCGCCTGCGCAACCGGGAGCCGTTCCCCGTCGACCCGCGCACCATCGACGCGGTCGTGATCACCCACGCGCACCTCGACCACACCGGATACCTGCCGGCGCTGGTGAAGCAGGGTTTCGCCGGCGAGATCCACTCGACGGTGGGCACCGCCGAGCTGTCGGGCCTGATCCTTCCCGACAGCGGATACCTCATGGAGGAGGAGGCGGCCTACCATCGCAGGCGCGGCAGCTCGAAGCACGCCGATCCGCAGCCGCTGTACACGCGGGACGACGCCGAGGCGGCGGTCGGCCGGTTCGTCACGCACGGGTTCGACGACCCCGTGGACCTCGACGGCGTCCGCGTGACCTTCGTGCCCGCCGGGCACATCCTGGGCGCCGCGCAGCTGCAGATCCAGGCCGACGGTCGCCGCCTGCACTTCACCGGCGACCTGGGTCGCGCGGACGACGCCCTGATGCGTCCGCCGCGGCCGCTCGAGGCCACCGACCTGCTGGTGTGCGAGTCGACCTACGGCGACCGCGACCATTCGACGGACGATCCGGGCGACGAGCTGGCCGCGGTGATCCACCGCATCTGCACGCACGGCGGCGTGGTCCTCATCCCGGCGTTCGCGGTGGGTCGCGCCGAGTCGCTGCTGCTGCAGCTGTCGCGACTGCGGGCGGCCGGCCGCATCCCCGATGTGCCGGTGTTCCTGAACAGTCCGATGGCGGTCAACGCCGCCGAGATCTACGAGCGCCACCGCGAGGAGCACCGCATCGCCGACGACGAGTTCCGGCGCATGTACGACCTGCCGACGTTCGTGCGCACCGTCGACGAGTCGAAGCTGCTGAACCTGCGGGGCGGCCCGATGATCATCATCTCGGCGAGCGGCATGCTCGAGGGCGGCCGAGTGCTGCATCACCTCATGGCGTACGGCGGCGACCGGCACAACGCCATCATCCTCACCGGCTTCCAGGCCGGCGGAACGCGCGGCGCGACGCTGCAGCGCGGTGAGCGCGTGCTGCGGATGTTCGGCGAGAACGTTCCGATCCGCGCGGAGGTCCACGACATCGGGTCGCTCTCGGCGCACGCCGACCGTCGTCAGATCCTGGAGTGGATGCAGACCGCGCCGGAGCCGCCGGGCCGCGTCTTCCTCACGCACGGCGAGCCGGCCGCGGCCGACGCCCTCCGTCAGCAGATCGCGTGGGGTCTCGGATGGGATGCCCGCGTGCCGCGGCTGGGCGAGACCGTGGAGGTGTGA
- a CDS encoding acyltransferase: protein MTRLRQHRYVRRLRPMTVGRWTECLGTPLITATDAVAGDAFRVHSLGATTVIKGGGRLRFGDDVYLNSGVRIVCRQEVTIGSHVLIGFGAVILDSDQHPVGDAPVRTLPVRIGDGSWIAANAIILPGVTVGRRSIVGAGSVVTGDVPDEVVVAGNPARVVRQLSLPPDHKTAFGH, encoded by the coding sequence ATGACCCGACTTCGTCAGCACCGGTACGTTCGGCGGCTGCGGCCGATGACGGTCGGGCGCTGGACCGAGTGCCTGGGCACGCCGCTGATCACCGCGACCGATGCCGTCGCGGGAGACGCGTTCCGCGTGCACAGCCTGGGGGCGACGACCGTGATCAAGGGAGGCGGGCGGCTCCGCTTCGGCGATGACGTGTACCTCAACAGCGGCGTGCGGATCGTGTGCAGGCAGGAGGTCACCATCGGATCCCACGTTCTGATCGGCTTCGGAGCGGTGATCCTCGACAGCGATCAGCATCCGGTCGGCGACGCCCCGGTGCGTACGCTGCCGGTGCGGATCGGCGATGGGTCGTGGATCGCCGCGAACGCGATCATCCTCCCGGGGGTGACGGTGGGCCGACGATCCATCGTGGGAGCCGGAAGCGTCGTCACCGGCGATGTGCCCGACGAGGTCGTGGTCGCCGGCAATCCGGCTCGCGTCGTGCGGCAGCTCTCCCTTCCCCCGGATCACAAGACCGCGTTCGGGCACTGA
- a CDS encoding TIGR00730 family Rossman fold protein has protein sequence MSASEKYTVTVFCGSAPGFDSVYVEQAAAVGTAIGERGIHLVYGGGHVGLMGTTANAALTAGGTVTGVIPHALQQREAMHHHLSELIVVDTMHERKTIMAERADAFIALPGGPGTLEELTEQWTWAQLGIHEKPCGILNIDGYYDPFMEFVANMRDRGFTHRRYTDMLIVSDDIDVLIDRLQAYVPPEKVYQSPGAEMSGSALPVIKP, from the coding sequence ATGTCCGCATCGGAGAAGTACACCGTCACCGTGTTCTGCGGCTCGGCGCCGGGATTCGACTCGGTCTACGTCGAACAGGCCGCGGCCGTCGGCACCGCGATCGGCGAGCGCGGCATCCATCTGGTCTACGGCGGCGGCCACGTGGGACTGATGGGGACCACGGCGAACGCGGCCCTGACCGCGGGAGGCACCGTGACCGGCGTCATCCCGCATGCGCTGCAGCAGCGCGAGGCGATGCACCATCACCTGAGCGAGCTGATCGTCGTCGACACCATGCACGAGCGCAAGACGATCATGGCGGAGCGGGCGGATGCCTTCATCGCGCTGCCCGGCGGACCGGGAACGCTCGAGGAGCTCACCGAGCAGTGGACGTGGGCGCAGCTCGGCATCCACGAGAAGCCGTGCGGCATCCTCAACATCGACGGCTACTACGACCCCTTCATGGAGTTCGTGGCCAACATGCGCGACCGCGGGTTCACGCACCGCCGCTACACCGACATGCTCATCGTCTCGGACGACATCGACGTGCTGATCGATCGCCTGCAGGCGTACGTGCCGCCCGAGAAGGTCTACCAGTCCCCGGGGGCCGAGATGTCGGGCTCCGCGCTGCCGGTCATCAAGCCCTGA
- a CDS encoding MFS transporter, translating into MAASPPRERTGARGVAVVTGLVLATLGATLPQSMTAPVISLTADAYDTTAADASWALTVVLVIAVATTPVIGRLGDRFGARRVLLMLLPIVGAGLAVAAFSPTIGWLIAGRVLQGLGGGVFPLAVAIAPHVVSERRRAAVVGLLTTMLAFAIGFGVLVSGLLVDSIGIRALSWVPFAIIATGGLIVAVTLPHIPRRKGVHIDVPAALALSIGVVAVLLALTEAPRWPIAPLWITLCGAAAVASVVFWLRRERLSPDPLVGAHALRRRSVWASHLTAALLGAALLGSFVLVPVFAEAPWWHEGLSVTVTAAGLLLLPATVAMLAVGPLAGVVRRWLGTRAPVVIGAVIATAGSLLLVLATRSLITVLLGTVLLGAGIAIGTAGLSNVLVDVADDEHVASAIAFNVVARQIGGAVGAAGIATVLSVDERAPDAEAFGAAFLLVAVITGLAVVCSLLIPSARVARARPQPRAG; encoded by the coding sequence ATGGCCGCTTCCCCGCCGCGCGAGCGCACCGGCGCACGGGGCGTGGCCGTGGTCACGGGGCTCGTGCTGGCGACCCTCGGGGCGACCCTCCCCCAGTCGATGACGGCTCCCGTGATCAGCCTGACGGCGGACGCCTACGACACCACGGCGGCTGACGCGAGCTGGGCGCTCACCGTCGTGCTCGTGATCGCCGTCGCGACCACGCCCGTCATCGGGCGCCTCGGCGACCGCTTCGGCGCGCGACGCGTGCTGCTGATGCTGCTGCCGATCGTGGGCGCGGGGCTCGCGGTTGCCGCGTTCTCGCCGACGATCGGCTGGCTGATCGCCGGCCGCGTGCTGCAAGGGCTGGGCGGCGGAGTGTTCCCGCTCGCCGTCGCGATCGCCCCGCACGTCGTCAGCGAGCGCCGCCGCGCCGCCGTCGTGGGTCTGCTCACGACCATGCTCGCGTTCGCGATCGGCTTCGGTGTGCTCGTGTCGGGCCTGCTCGTCGACTCCATCGGCATCCGCGCCCTGTCGTGGGTGCCGTTCGCGATCATCGCCACGGGCGGACTCATCGTCGCGGTGACCCTCCCCCACATCCCGCGCCGGAAGGGCGTGCACATCGACGTGCCGGCCGCCCTCGCCCTGTCGATCGGCGTCGTCGCCGTCCTGCTCGCGCTGACCGAGGCGCCCCGCTGGCCGATCGCCCCGCTGTGGATCACCCTGTGCGGCGCGGCGGCCGTAGCGAGCGTGGTGTTCTGGCTCCGCCGCGAGCGGCTGAGTCCCGATCCGCTCGTCGGAGCGCACGCGCTGCGGCGTCGCTCGGTGTGGGCCTCGCACCTGACCGCGGCGCTGCTCGGCGCGGCGCTGCTCGGCTCGTTCGTACTCGTGCCGGTCTTCGCCGAGGCGCCCTGGTGGCATGAGGGGCTCTCGGTGACCGTCACCGCCGCGGGGCTCCTGCTGCTGCCGGCGACCGTCGCCATGCTCGCGGTCGGACCCCTCGCCGGCGTCGTGCGGCGCTGGCTCGGCACACGCGCGCCCGTCGTGATCGGGGCGGTGATCGCGACCGCCGGCTCCCTCCTGCTGGTGCTCGCCACGCGCAGTCTCATCACGGTGCTCCTCGGCACCGTGCTGCTCGGCGCCGGCATCGCGATCGGCACCGCGGGGCTCTCGAACGTGCTGGTCGACGTCGCCGACGACGAGCACGTCGCCAGCGCCATCGCCTTCAACGTCGTCGCGCGCCAGATCGGCGGCGCCGTGGGCGCCGCCGGCATCGCCACCGTGCTCAGCGTCGACGAGCGCGCGCCCGATGCCGAGGCGTTCGGCGCCGCGTTCCTGCTCGTCGCTGTCATCACGGGCCTGGCCGTGGTGTGCTCGCTGCTCATCCCGTCGGCGCGCGTCGCGCGCGCCCGACCGCAGCCGCGCGCAGGCTGA
- a CDS encoding HsmA family protein — translation MLPAAIIIITLALVFYSIGVWSERVQRTLHWWHVAFFALGLAADATGTYLMTQIAAERRADGATVSWLNSFMGVSGVIAILLMAIHLAWAVVVLLRGRENEKHCFHRFSILVWAIWLVPYIAGAAGAMLG, via the coding sequence ATGCTGCCCGCCGCGATCATCATCATCACGCTCGCCCTCGTCTTCTACTCGATCGGCGTCTGGAGCGAGCGGGTGCAGCGGACCCTGCACTGGTGGCATGTGGCCTTCTTCGCGCTCGGTCTCGCCGCCGACGCGACCGGCACCTACCTGATGACCCAGATCGCCGCGGAACGCCGCGCCGACGGCGCGACGGTGAGCTGGCTGAACTCGTTCATGGGCGTCAGCGGCGTGATCGCCATCCTGCTCATGGCGATCCACCTCGCATGGGCGGTCGTGGTGCTCCTCCGCGGCCGGGAGAACGAGAAGCACTGCTTCCACCGCTTCAGCATCCTTGTGTGGGCGATCTGGCTCGTGCCGTACATCGCCGGCGCCGCCGGCGCCATGCTCGGCTAG
- a CDS encoding FAD-dependent monooxygenase — MRAVICGAGIAGLAAAIALHRSGWQVTVLEHAPRLRDGGYMIDFFGPGFDAAERIGILDTLRARSHSVDVIDWADPDGHVRARLHYDRMRDAAGGKLISLLRGDVERTLFEALPSGVDLRFSTTVTGAHPRADGVTVDLGGERVEADLLVGADGIHSGIRAQVFGPEERFLRPLGLHTAAWFADSPPAATALSERFVIESAPGKMAGVYGVGGDRVATFLAFTETTTHAPADPLGAIRRRYGDMSGIVRPVLAAEPVDEVYYDLVAQVVMPTWRSGRVILIGDAAYAVSLVAGQGASLALAGGVALGEALVADAALADGDGIDAALAAFEERVRPVVEEKQAGGRRTVKWFVPRTKARVALRNLSMRAADLPILARLLSPALALDTKGFAPVSRPERG; from the coding sequence ATGCGCGCCGTCATCTGCGGAGCAGGCATCGCCGGGCTCGCCGCAGCCATCGCGCTGCATCGCTCCGGCTGGCAGGTCACCGTGCTCGAGCACGCACCGCGACTGCGCGACGGCGGCTACATGATCGATTTCTTCGGCCCCGGATTCGACGCGGCCGAGCGCATCGGCATCCTCGACACGCTCCGCGCCCGTTCGCACAGCGTCGACGTCATCGACTGGGCCGACCCCGATGGGCACGTCCGCGCGCGACTGCACTACGACCGCATGCGGGATGCCGCCGGCGGCAAGCTGATCTCGCTGCTGCGCGGTGACGTCGAGCGGACGCTGTTCGAGGCGCTCCCCTCCGGCGTCGACCTGCGGTTCTCGACCACGGTGACCGGGGCGCACCCGCGGGCGGACGGCGTCACCGTCGACCTCGGCGGCGAGCGCGTCGAGGCCGACCTGCTCGTCGGCGCCGACGGCATCCACTCCGGCATCCGCGCCCAGGTCTTCGGGCCCGAGGAGCGCTTCCTGCGTCCGCTGGGGCTGCACACGGCGGCCTGGTTCGCCGACAGCCCGCCCGCGGCGACCGCCCTCAGCGAGAGGTTCGTGATCGAGAGCGCGCCGGGCAAGATGGCGGGCGTCTACGGCGTCGGCGGCGATCGCGTCGCGACGTTCCTGGCGTTCACCGAGACGACGACGCATGCGCCCGCGGATCCGCTCGGGGCGATCCGCCGACGCTACGGCGACATGAGCGGCATCGTGCGCCCGGTGCTGGCGGCTGAGCCCGTCGACGAGGTCTACTACGACCTCGTCGCTCAGGTCGTGATGCCCACGTGGCGATCCGGGCGCGTGATCCTCATCGGGGACGCCGCGTACGCGGTCTCACTCGTCGCGGGCCAGGGCGCCTCGCTGGCGCTCGCCGGCGGAGTCGCGCTCGGCGAGGCGCTCGTCGCCGACGCCGCACTGGCGGACGGCGACGGGATCGACGCCGCACTGGCGGCGTTCGAGGAGCGCGTGCGGCCCGTCGTCGAAGAGAAGCAGGCCGGCGGCCGCCGCACCGTCAAGTGGTTCGTGCCCCGCACGAAAGCACGCGTTGCACTGCGGAACCTCTCGATGCGTGCGGCCGATCTCCCGATCCTCGCGCGCCTGCTCAGCCCCGCGCTCGCGCTGGACACGAAGGGGTTCGCGCCGGTCTCACGGCCCGAACGCGGTTGA
- a CDS encoding DUF1294 domain-containing protein yields MPASSARPRTGATKERDLSRPLPAALSWSVLALFTAALAVAWALVPLAWWVPAMYGAMSVVAFGVYGFDKLAATKGWNRVSESTLLTLGLLCGWPGALAAQQLFRHKTRKRSFRRPFWGTVVVNVVALGAAVAAVAFGILR; encoded by the coding sequence ATGCCCGCATCCTCCGCACGACCCCGCACCGGCGCGACGAAGGAACGCGACCTCTCGCGGCCGCTTCCGGCCGCCCTGAGCTGGTCGGTCCTCGCGCTCTTCACCGCCGCACTCGCGGTCGCCTGGGCGCTCGTCCCGCTCGCATGGTGGGTGCCTGCCATGTACGGCGCGATGAGCGTCGTCGCGTTCGGCGTGTACGGATTCGACAAGCTGGCGGCGACGAAGGGCTGGAACCGCGTCTCCGAGAGCACGCTGCTCACGCTCGGTCTGCTGTGCGGCTGGCCGGGGGCGCTCGCGGCGCAGCAGCTGTTCCGCCACAAGACGCGCAAGCGGTCATTCCGCCGCCCGTTCTGGGGCACCGTCGTCGTCAACGTCGTCGCGCTGGGCGCCGCCGTCGCGGCGGTCGCCTTCGGCATCCTGCGCTGA
- a CDS encoding formate/nitrite transporter family protein, whose translation MKTIEHTLQFQADAAEHKVDSARHPLRYTVQAMLAGAYIGVGVVLMVSAAGPLVAAGDGMAKLVSGLVFGVALTFVVFGGGELVTSNMMTLTQGVAMRSIRWWQGAGTMLFSFTANMIGAFVFGGLVALSGVLHANAAGGEMLDGMLLAKAAESPAELFVRGILCNFLVCLAIWMSARVTSDGVKIALIFAAILAFITSGFEHVVANMTTFAIGFFTGAEGATAAAFGSNMLWVGLGNLVGGGLLIGLAYWFAGGRPTVHTGTLEPAPQTPEVAAASHR comes from the coding sequence GTGAAGACGATCGAGCACACCCTGCAGTTCCAGGCGGATGCAGCCGAGCACAAGGTCGACAGCGCTCGCCATCCGCTCCGCTACACCGTCCAGGCGATGCTCGCCGGCGCCTACATCGGCGTCGGCGTGGTGCTGATGGTGAGCGCCGCCGGCCCCCTCGTCGCCGCCGGCGATGGGATGGCCAAGCTCGTCTCGGGGCTCGTGTTCGGCGTCGCCCTGACGTTCGTCGTCTTCGGCGGGGGCGAACTCGTGACCTCGAACATGATGACCCTCACGCAGGGCGTCGCGATGCGCAGCATCCGGTGGTGGCAGGGAGCGGGCACCATGCTGTTCTCGTTCACCGCGAACATGATCGGCGCCTTCGTCTTCGGCGGCCTGGTCGCCCTGTCGGGCGTGCTGCACGCGAACGCGGCCGGCGGCGAGATGCTCGACGGGATGCTGCTCGCGAAGGCGGCCGAGAGCCCCGCAGAGCTGTTCGTCCGCGGCATCCTGTGCAACTTCCTGGTGTGCCTCGCGATCTGGATGTCGGCGCGCGTCACCTCGGACGGCGTGAAGATCGCGCTCATCTTCGCCGCGATCCTCGCGTTCATCACCTCGGGGTTCGAGCACGTCGTCGCCAACATGACCACGTTCGCGATCGGCTTCTTCACCGGCGCCGAGGGGGCGACGGCGGCGGCCTTCGGCTCGAACATGCTGTGGGTGGGACTGGGCAACCTCGTCGGTGGCGGACTGCTCATCGGGCTCGCGTACTGGTTCGCCGGGGGCCGTCCCACCGTGCACACCGGCACGCTCGAGCCGGCGCCGCAGACCCCCGAGGTCGCGGCCGCGTCGCACCGCTGA
- a CDS encoding HNH endonuclease has product MNDPLATLDEAYARLRQAWAGADADDCAPVAGLGDRLIEVNRALGAVRRAADGLHSAVAAEIARESRPELGPEGLARKQGFRNPTTLIATTLGTTPGEAVQLVKVGEATAPRTTLTGEAAPPKHPHVATGTTSGAISTRAAGMIITMLDRAALRADRTALEDAERILVEQAENLSLDHLSKLIARAEAHLDPDGLEPRERDARGERSLRVYQRGGMIHVTGQFDAADGAIVKTAIEAVVTADFRRANAGGGAPAGEHPGSGRDEDLRSLPQRQADAMTQLARHLLGCEHNDQPIAGATVVVRMTLEDLENGTGHALIDGIDQPVSISAARRLAAGGRVIPCVFDAHGEILDWGREKRLFTKAQRLALVERDGGCAKCGAPPGLTRAHHIRWWTKHAGPTDLSNGVLLCESCHHHIHDNGWEIRIDGGTIAGTVWFIPPRHVDPGRRPRLGGRRRFDYLAA; this is encoded by the coding sequence ATGAACGATCCCCTCGCCACCCTCGACGAGGCATACGCACGCCTGCGTCAGGCATGGGCGGGGGCGGATGCCGACGACTGCGCGCCCGTCGCCGGGCTGGGCGATCGGCTAATCGAGGTCAACCGCGCCCTCGGCGCCGTGCGTCGCGCGGCGGACGGGCTCCACTCGGCCGTGGCGGCCGAGATCGCGCGCGAGTCCCGTCCCGAACTCGGGCCCGAGGGCCTCGCGCGCAAGCAGGGATTCCGCAACCCGACGACGCTCATCGCCACGACCCTCGGCACGACGCCGGGCGAGGCCGTGCAGCTCGTGAAGGTCGGCGAGGCGACGGCACCGCGGACGACCCTGACGGGCGAGGCCGCACCGCCGAAGCATCCGCACGTCGCCACCGGCACGACGTCCGGCGCGATCAGCACACGCGCCGCCGGGATGATCATCACGATGCTCGACCGGGCCGCGCTGCGCGCCGACCGCACCGCGCTCGAAGACGCCGAACGGATCCTCGTCGAGCAGGCCGAGAACCTCTCGCTCGATCACCTGTCCAAGCTCATCGCTCGCGCCGAGGCGCACCTCGACCCCGACGGGCTCGAGCCGCGCGAGCGCGACGCCCGCGGCGAGCGCAGCCTGCGTGTCTACCAACGCGGGGGCATGATCCACGTCACCGGCCAGTTCGACGCCGCGGACGGCGCGATCGTCAAGACCGCGATCGAGGCCGTCGTGACCGCGGACTTCCGTCGCGCCAACGCCGGCGGAGGCGCACCCGCGGGCGAGCACCCCGGCTCGGGTCGCGACGAAGACCTGCGCTCGCTCCCCCAGCGTCAGGCGGATGCGATGACCCAGCTCGCACGACACCTGCTCGGATGCGAGCACAACGACCAGCCGATCGCCGGAGCCACGGTCGTCGTGCGCATGACCCTCGAGGACCTCGAGAACGGCACGGGCCACGCCCTCATCGACGGCATCGATCAGCCGGTCAGCATCTCGGCCGCGCGCCGGCTCGCGGCAGGCGGCCGCGTCATCCCCTGCGTCTTCGACGCCCACGGCGAGATCCTCGACTGGGGACGCGAGAAGCGCCTGTTCACCAAGGCACAGCGCCTCGCGCTCGTCGAACGCGACGGCGGATGCGCCAAGTGCGGCGCTCCGCCAGGCCTCACGCGCGCCCACCACATCCGCTGGTGGACGAAGCATGCCGGACCCACCGACTTGTCGAACGGCGTGCTGCTCTGCGAGTCGTGCCACCACCACATCCACGACAACGGGTGGGAGATCCGCATCGACGGCGGCACGATCGCGGGGACGGTGTGGTTCATCCCACCACGCCACGTCGATCCCGGTCGAAGACCACGACTCGGAGGGAGACGCAGGTTCGACTACCTCGCGGCGTAA
- a CDS encoding alpha/beta fold hydrolase: MDAVEVDGLRIAYRRAGAGDPLLLLHGGFEDSRLWMDDIERLQEHVDVIAWDAPGCGASDDVPDGWRAADWSRTAASFIDALGLEHPAVAGFSFGSTLALLLARDHPESVGGLVLVGAYAGWRGSLDADEFARRVEATQFTLTHPVEEWVDDFLASVYTPETPPRRRNLSRELVDHWRRDTTRALLDVMMLDLSGALGSIATPTLVARGVDDTRSPREAALEIVERMPDARFVEIADAGHDASGPALDALLIEAAHAAAAVH; the protein is encoded by the coding sequence ATGGACGCGGTCGAGGTCGACGGCCTCCGGATCGCTTACCGCCGAGCGGGGGCGGGCGACCCGCTCCTGCTCCTGCACGGCGGCTTCGAGGACTCCCGGCTGTGGATGGACGACATCGAGCGGCTCCAGGAGCATGTCGACGTCATCGCGTGGGACGCCCCCGGCTGCGGGGCATCCGACGACGTTCCGGACGGATGGCGCGCCGCGGACTGGTCGCGGACCGCGGCATCCTTCATCGACGCCCTCGGGCTCGAGCACCCCGCCGTCGCCGGATTCTCGTTCGGCTCGACGCTCGCACTGCTGCTGGCCCGTGACCACCCGGAATCCGTCGGCGGACTCGTGCTGGTCGGGGCGTACGCGGGATGGCGCGGATCGCTGGATGCCGACGAGTTCGCGCGCCGTGTCGAAGCCACGCAGTTCACGCTGACGCATCCGGTCGAGGAGTGGGTCGACGACTTCCTCGCCTCGGTGTACACCCCCGAGACGCCGCCGCGACGCCGGAACCTCAGTCGCGAGCTCGTCGACCACTGGCGCAGGGACACCACGCGCGCACTGCTCGATGTCATGATGCTCGATCTGAGCGGAGCCCTGGGCTCCATCGCGACGCCCACGCTGGTCGCGCGCGGCGTCGACGACACACGCAGTCCACGTGAGGCCGCGCTCGAGATCGTGGAGCGGATGCCGGACGCCCGGTTCGTCGAGATCGCGGATGCCGGGCACGACGCGTCCGGACCGGCGCTCGACGCTCTGCTCATCGAGGCCGCGCACGCGGCGGCGGCGGTGCACTGA